DNA from Salmo trutta chromosome 14, fSalTru1.1, whole genome shotgun sequence:
attaaatcaacgtggaaaactaatTGGATTTGCTAAAAGTAATCAACACAAGGACATTTTGAATTATTTCAGCCAACTTTTAACATAAATCCAATGACgtggtgatatatatatatttggggtGGAGATCTAATATATTTAtaagttgacaactcaaccaaatgtaaataaaaactgacgtctgtgcccagtgggatgtattgtctcgggggggggggggggtgaatacttatttaatgaagatatattcattttttattttaattaataataaaaaaaggtaAATGGaaatttttatttcactttgacattattttgTGTAAATCGTTGaagaaaaaaattacaattaaatacattgtaatcccactttgtaacacaataaaatgtgaggAAATCCAAGGGGGGAATATGTATGATAGGCACTTTAACAGGCGTATCATATTTGTGTCATAATTGCTGTGTAACAGACTGCATTCGTGGTTGAGATGTGAACGTATTTGATCATACACTTAAACATGTTGGACTATTTTGTGTCAGATGACCATTTCCTTTCCATTTTTTTCCTGATTGAGCTTCCCATTGTTAAATTACAGCCATTTGTTTTTCCTCCAACCCTCACAACCCAATCAAAGAATAGGTTTTGTACAAAAAGACAATTATTTATACAGGTACTTTCCACCAGCTTTACCTTTCTCTGCCTCAGtgcaccctcctctcctcttacaGACTAGTCATACTACTCATTTTACACATGCCACTTTCGCAATGAGAAAGCCTACTCAGCTGTCTGTGTGTTATCGGATTATCTTGGACTGCATCTCTATGTGAACCTGTCCTACTGAACAGACCAGTGCTTTCTTTTCTGTGGTGCTCATTCCTAATGTCCAAACAGCTCTTTCATTTCATTAAACAGTTTCAGCGAGAGGTCAGTATCTTATATACCCTGTACCTGGAAATGTGGTCACAACATCACTGTTGCATTGGTTCCACTTCAGTGTTATCTCTCAGTGAGGTATTATTGTAGTGGAGCCGTATCCATGTCTGAGTGGAGTACTTTGCATATGATGGTGTCACCTCTCTCAACTGAAACGCCTGCCATCGGTCAAGTCATACTGAACAATGGATGGAAAAATCGATCCGTTACAGAAGTGGGAAACACAATACAGAGAAAGAAAAGATTTATGATTTGATTAATCCATCTTCAGACTAAATGGACACCCCCCAAGTGATGTTCCATTGTGATGGCAATTTACAGTATGTGGTTAGGAATATTAAagagatagttcacccaaattacaaaactCTGTAAACAGTCTATGAACAAGGTATGACAGGAATCCATGCTTTGGTTGTGTTTACCTGgtttcaaatgctaacttttttgCATTtatggcacaaatccaatgcaagtcaaagGTACCTATATTAGTATTTTCATGTTTCATATCCAAATCATCTTAAAGTATCTACAAATGTATTGTGTAACTCAATTAAGTTAGTTAAAGATGTCGACATGAAGCGTGGAAAGgctaatgtacagtgccttcagaaagtactcgcaccccttgactttccacatattgttgtgctacagcctgaatttataaTGATACAATGTTGATTTTGGGTCTCTGGCCTTTATACAATACCCCATCATTTTTTTaagtggaattgtttttagatatttttacaaatgtataaaaaaggaaaagctgaaatgttttcaaTATGTATTCctcccctttgttatggcaagcgtaaataagttcaggagtaaacatttgcttaacaagtcacataaattgcatggactcactctgtgcaataatagtgtttaacatgatttttgaatgactacctcatctctgtaccccacgtATACAATTATCTTTAAAGTCCATCAGTCgatcagtgaatttcaaccacaaagaccagggaggttttccaatgcctagcaaataagggcacctatttgtagatgggtaaaaacatttttttttaaaggcagacattgaatatccctttgggcatggtgaagttattaattacactttaggtGGAGTATCAATATGTCACTAcaaaggtgtccttcctaactcagttgcccgaGAAGAAAGAAACCGGTCAGGGACTTAACGATGAGGCCAGaattttattaacctttatttaactaggcaagtcagtcaagaagaaattcatatttacaatgatggcctactccagccaaacccggacaacaatgggccgccctatgggactcccaatcacggccggttgtgatagagcctggaatcaaaccagggtctgcagtgatgcctctaacgctgagatgcagtgccttagactgctgcgccactcaggagcagcagggactttaaaacagttacagagtttaatggctgtgataggagaaaacagaggatggatcaacaacattgtacttactccacaatactaacctaaatgacagagtgaaaagatgaagcctgtacagaataaaaatattccagaacatgcatcctgtttgcaataaggcactaaagtaaaactgcaaaaatgtctcaacgtcaacagtgaagatccgactctgggatgctggccttctaggaagagttcctctgtccagtgtctgttcttttgcccatcttaatcttttatttttattgggcagtctgagaaatgtttttttctttccaactctgcctagaaggccagcatcccggagtcgcctcttcactgttgacattgagactggtgttttgcgggtactatttaatgaagctgccagttgaggacttgaggcgtctgtttctcaaactagacactctaatgtacttgtcctcttgctcagttgtgcaccggggcctcccactcctctttctattctggttaagccagtttgtgctgttctgtgaagggagtagtacacagcattgtacgagatcttcagtttcttggcaatttctcgcaggGATTACCTTCAtctctcagaacaagaatagtctgacgagtttcagaagacagttctttgtttctggacattttgagggcctctgtacgcctatgtagatattccataaaaaaatcaactgtttccagctacaatagtaatttacaacattaacgtcTACACTGtagttctgatcaatttgatgttattttaatggataaaaaagtgattttctttaaaaacaaggacatttcaaagcgaccccaaacttttgaacggtagtgtaaatcggcttgaaaatctatgacaagacttgaaaatggatgtctagcagtgatcaacaaccaacttgacagagcttgaagaatttaagaataatgtgcaaatattgtacaatccaggtgtgcaaagtgcttagagaattacccagaaagactcacagctgtaaattgttgccaaaggtgattctaacattcatattcagaggtgtgaatactaatgtaaatgagatatttctgtatttattttcaataaattagcaaaaatgtctaaaaacatgttttcactgtcattatagTGTATTGTGGGTAGATGGGTAAGAGAAAAAtgaatatttaatacattttgcagccactctaacaaaatgtggaataggtcaaggagtatgaatacttccgaaggcactgtgggTGCCATTGACTCACATTGGATTTGCGCCATAAATGCTCAAAAGTTAACATTTGAAACAGTGGACAATTTAAACAACCAAAGTATGGATTgatgtcataccttgtccatagactgcttacagggtaaggaaaacAATGTCATTTGGGGTTAACCAACCCTTTCAACTTAAATTGCCAATGCTATTGAAATGTGTCATTTTCAGGAAAGGTAAATTACATTTTGCTGCTAAATAAGCCTGGCTCAGATTATTACAACCAGGGAACAATCAATTCAGGTCGTCTGTGTCACTCAGCTCCCTGGAGGTCACAAGGTTGCTCCACACTCGTCTTGTTTCCAGACAACACGTCATTGACACGTCTTTTTAGAGGACAGGAAACCGGAGGCTACCCTCCACCGTCATACATGGCCTGTTAACACTCTGCTGCTATGACAACACCACCCTGGCCCCAGTGCATTTGTAGTGTCATACAGATTGTGTGACACTGAAACTGGTCTGACATGTTTGGCTCTCAGATCTTATTTCTTAGCCCTGATGCTGAAAGACTGAAGATGACCTTCCTGTTAGTGATGCTCAAAGACAAATATTTTGCACAACCAGACATGAATTCTGGGAAGTGAAGTAGTACAAGACATGAAATGAACAAGATACACAGAAAGCTACAGAAAACATATTGTTTTAACAATTACAGTATATGAGCAGCAAAATCCACAACAGTGATAAACAGTATATTCAAGGTTCACCATTGTGTCACAGAATTAAGAGTCACTGCAAGCACTATGGTGTGGCATTATCTTCGCTAACATTTAAAagttgcaacaacaaaaaataaacacccGAAGCATCACATTGCCAGACCAAGTGTCCATGTAAAAGTGCCATTATATTGCTGGTTACTGAAAGTTCAATAGTGAACTACTAACAACCTAGGGTCAATCACAGTGGATGAATTAAATACTCTACCTAAACAAGCCAACGAATTGTGAGGTTTCTAGTGGTCAAAAAGGGTGGCAGGTAGAAATGGTGGATAGACTGGGGGAGGTGGTGACAGTAGAGTGCCTCTGTAGCCCAGCTCTCTATGTTTTGCTTTTCTTCCTCTTCACCTTGCCATTGGCTGGGGTGATCCCAGTGACTCGAGGCGGAAGGGGCAAGGGAGGAGAGATTCAGGGCTGAGTGAGGGGCCGATATTGGAGCCGCTGGAGGTCGGGTGAGGCGTACCATTCCCCCGGGGTGCTGAGTGCATGGGAAGAGGTCATCAGTGGAATAACCACATATGTAGGGCAAATGATCTATTGAAGTTAAGCGGATAGCAGGCTAGATCTTTTGAATGTTTCCAGTAACCGACTCCGACCCTTCTAAAGCTATTTTGTATTAGCAAGCAGTGCATTGGTATGATGTGGTGTTATAATTGTCACATTGTATTTGAATGTTGATTCCAAAAGTATCtgaattgtattattttattgtcTATTCAGGCACTTTCCCTTTGGTCTGCACACATCATTAAATAGTTTGACTGTTTTTATGTTAACATTAACTGCACCTCAGTCACAGATGTGACTCCAGTCACAGTTGAATTCAGGTGAGAAGAGTGCGCTCTGACGTTTCCAGTAAGAAACAAGCCTACCCCTATATAATAATGAGAGCAGTGAAAAGGCATTGGGCTATTGGTTCAGGGGAAGGGCCTGCATCTCCTGGTCTTACCCAGTCCCTTAAGGGGCTCAATGCCCAGCAACTGGTTGACTCTCTTAGGTTTGAAGTAGTTGCTGGCGAAGTTCTCGCTGTCACTGCGGTTCATCATCTCTTTATATCAGTCCTCATCGTCCTGCACAAAACATAGGCAACGATGAAGGATCATAAACATTTTGTTTCGTTCCTCATATCCCATAGGGGAGGTAAAAAATAGAAATGAGTTTAATAAT
Protein-coding regions in this window:
- the LOC115207706 gene encoding kinesin-like protein KIF17 — its product is MMNRSDSENFASNYFKPKRVNQLLGIEPLKGLAPRGNGTPHPTSSGSNIGPSLSPESLLPCPFRLESLGSPQPMAR